The following are from one region of the Sandaracinus amylolyticus genome:
- a CDS encoding M14 family metallopeptidase — MRNEDSPRARLAALSKGFRRDYLGHDALTAQLRAWADAFPDVVRLRSIGTTPEGRDLWVLTIGPEPDRVRPGVWIDANMHASELSGSSVALAIAEDVIALHLDDETVSGVGLPRHLRRIVKDVLFHVMPRVSPDGAEAVLTTGRYVRSVPRDSRLNRAHPRWIPEDVDGDGVALYMRKEDPAGDFVEIAEFPGLLVPRTIDDPPPYFKLFPEGRIEHFDGVTVPAPDFLSDTDVDLNRNFPFRWAAEPQQRGAGAFPASEPEVRAMVEHATRTPSLFAWLNLHTFGGVFIRPPGDVPDDRMSSYDLAVYRQVGQWAEEITGYPMVSGHDEFLYEPGKPLYGALSEWAYEQRGALSYVCELWDLMARLGMPRPKKFVDYYTRFRREDWVALARWDADHNRGRIFRPWKRVRHPQLGDVEVGGIDRRVGLSNPSYEELPGICEKQSALMLRVASLLPRIVVSRVEVAPLREDVTELTVVVENHGYLPTYGMQHAMDLPHNEALWADVICDGACVLEERGTSHRSVGHLEGWGRGLGDAGHSIFFPASQGSATSRTLRWVVRGRGTATVRIGSCRTGYVERRVGIGGGL, encoded by the coding sequence ATGAGGAACGAGGACTCTCCCCGCGCCCGCCTCGCAGCGCTCTCGAAAGGCTTCCGCCGCGACTACCTCGGTCACGATGCGCTCACCGCGCAGCTCCGCGCCTGGGCCGACGCGTTCCCCGACGTCGTTCGCCTCCGCTCGATCGGCACCACGCCCGAGGGCCGCGATCTCTGGGTGCTCACGATCGGCCCCGAGCCCGACCGCGTGCGGCCGGGCGTCTGGATCGACGCGAACATGCACGCGTCGGAGCTCTCGGGTTCGAGCGTCGCTCTCGCGATCGCCGAGGACGTGATCGCGCTGCACCTCGACGACGAGACCGTCTCGGGCGTCGGCCTGCCGCGCCACCTGCGCCGCATCGTGAAGGACGTGCTCTTCCACGTGATGCCGCGCGTCTCGCCCGACGGCGCCGAGGCCGTGCTCACGACCGGACGCTACGTGCGCTCGGTGCCCCGCGACTCGCGCCTCAACCGCGCGCATCCGCGCTGGATCCCCGAGGACGTCGATGGCGACGGGGTCGCGCTCTACATGCGCAAGGAGGATCCGGCGGGCGACTTCGTCGAGATCGCGGAGTTCCCCGGGCTGCTCGTGCCGCGCACGATCGACGACCCGCCGCCCTACTTCAAGCTCTTCCCCGAAGGGCGCATCGAGCACTTCGACGGAGTCACGGTGCCCGCGCCGGACTTCCTCTCGGACACCGACGTCGATCTCAATCGCAACTTCCCGTTCCGCTGGGCCGCCGAGCCGCAGCAGCGCGGCGCGGGCGCGTTCCCGGCGAGCGAGCCCGAGGTGCGCGCGATGGTCGAGCACGCGACGCGCACGCCGAGCCTCTTCGCATGGCTGAACCTCCACACGTTCGGCGGCGTGTTCATCCGTCCGCCGGGAGACGTGCCCGACGATCGTATGAGCTCGTACGATCTCGCGGTCTATCGACAGGTCGGTCAGTGGGCCGAGGAGATCACCGGATATCCGATGGTCAGCGGCCACGACGAGTTCCTCTACGAGCCCGGCAAGCCGCTCTACGGCGCGCTCAGCGAGTGGGCGTACGAGCAGCGCGGCGCGCTCTCCTACGTGTGCGAGCTCTGGGATCTGATGGCGCGGCTCGGGATGCCGCGACCCAAGAAGTTCGTCGACTACTACACGCGCTTCCGTCGCGAGGACTGGGTCGCGCTGGCGCGCTGGGACGCAGATCACAACCGCGGGCGCATCTTCCGGCCGTGGAAGCGGGTGCGTCATCCGCAGCTCGGCGACGTCGAGGTGGGCGGCATCGATCGTCGCGTCGGGCTCTCGAACCCGTCGTACGAGGAGCTGCCGGGGATCTGCGAGAAGCAGAGCGCGCTGATGCTGCGCGTCGCGTCGCTCCTGCCGCGCATCGTGGTGAGCCGCGTCGAGGTCGCGCCGCTGCGCGAGGACGTCACCGAGCTCACCGTCGTGGTCGAGAACCACGGCTACCTGCCGACGTACGGCATGCAGCACGCGATGGATCTGCCCCACAACGAGGCGCTCTGGGCGGACGTGATCTGCGATGGCGCGTGCGTGCTCGAAGAGCGCGGGACGTCGCATCGATCGGTCGGGCACCTCGAGGGCTGGGGGCGCGGGCTCGGCGACGCGGGGCACTCGATCTTCTTCCCCGCGAGCCAAGGCTCCGCGACGAGCCGCACGCTGCGCTGGGTGGTGCGCGGTCGCGGCACCGCGACGGTGCGCATCGGCAGCTGCCGCACCGGCTACGTCGAGCGTCGCGTCGGCATCGGCGGCGGGCTGTAG